The Athalia rosae chromosome 7, iyAthRosa1.1, whole genome shotgun sequence genome window below encodes:
- the LOC125501643 gene encoding uncharacterized protein LOC125501643 translates to MDLAIIEARLKELDATRALLLAMKAAQQPNPTEHKGEAGVVGEKAVEKVQAAGGGGSLKRKHRAGRDKDARRNKYKWSESMSARKAASKGGKKSGNDERKNEKEEKEKWKKSRGQGKKSGYRNNKKW, encoded by the exons ATGGACTTGGCCATTATTGAGGCCAGGCTCAAAGAGCTGGATGCGACCAGGGCGCTCCTCCTGGCCATGAAGGCGGCCCAGCAGCCGAATCCCACCGAACACAAGGGTGAAGCCGGTGTTGTGGGAGAAAAG GCAGTTGAAAAGGTTCAAGCGGCTGGTGGAGGCGGGAGTCTCAAAAGAAAGCATCGGGCCGGAAGAGATAAGGATGCGAGGAGAAATAA GTACAAATGGTCAGAATCTATGTCAGCACGTAAAGCTGCTAgcaaaggagggaaaaaaagcggcaatgacgagaggaaaaatgaaaaagaggagaaggaaaagtgGAAGAAGAGCAGAGGGCAAGGAAAGAAGAGCGGCTACCGTAACAACAAAAAATGGTGA